Proteins from a genomic interval of Scomber japonicus isolate fScoJap1 chromosome 10, fScoJap1.pri, whole genome shotgun sequence:
- the ppox gene encoding protoporphyrinogen oxidase gives MRTVAVLGGGIGGLAASYYLCKSPHVSKVVILESSSRFGGWLWSTRRSDGAVFEHGPRGIRPAGAVGRNTLNMVDELGLAGEILPVTYSHVASKNRFLYVNKQLHRMPSGISGLVQTVPPFSRPLLLSVAPEMLVKKGKKEDESIHSFVSRRFGKELADIAIDSLCRGVFAGDCRKLSVRSCFPVLYNAEQHRGSVTLGMLLGTGPNPVIPPGPLSQRSIKESWAQWSLSRGMESLPESITEFLEQSGRVQLHREAAVQHISPSASGWTIHLEDGVMLADHIISALPAKALSSVLPLSCQPLIQQLQDISTVTVAVVNLEYEGSILPVTGFGHLVPSSEDQGLLGVVYDSVPFPEHNRPNGQTTRVTVMMGGAWFQEVFGVPEAVTDECLLARATDAVQCHLGVTTEPSWARVCLHRDCIPQYYQGHFRRVESMRSFIKEKNLPLSLIGSSYDGVSVNDVIFSGRTAVKELLGTGVNTHLMA, from the exons ATGAGAACAGTTGCGGTCCTTGGAGGGGGGATTGGGGGTTTGGCAGCATCTTACTACCTCTGCAAGAGCCCCCACGTTAGCaag GTTGTTATATTGGAGTCCAGCAGTCGTTTTGGGGGATGGCTGTGGTCTACCAGGAGGTCAGATGGTGCAGTGTTTGAACATGGACCTAGAGGGATTCGACCTGCTGGGGCAGTGGGGCGCAACACGCTCAATATG GTGGATGAGCTGGGTCTTGCAGGAGAGATTCTGCCAGTCACCTACAGTCATGTCGCCTCCAAGAACAGATTTTTATATGTTAACAAACAGCTCCACAGGATGCCTTCAGGAATAAG TGGACTTGTGCAGACAGTCCCACCCTTCTCTCGCCCCCTCCTGTTGAGTGTTGCCCCGGAGATGCTGGTAAagaaaggcaagaaggaagaTGAGTCTATCCATTCATTTGTTTCTCGGAGGTTTGGAAAGGAA ctggcAGATATAGCTATAGACAGTTTGTGTCGTGGTGTGTTTGCAGGGGACTGCAGGAAGTTGAGTGTGCGCTCCTGTTTTCCTGTCCTCTACAATGCAGAACAGCACAGAGGTTCTGTGACACTGGGTATGCTGTTGGGCACAG GTCCCAATCCTGTGATCCCTCCTGGGCCTCTGAGTCAGAGATCTATTAAAGAGTCGTGGGCTCAGTGGTCTCTGAGCAGAGGAATGGAGTCTCTCCCAGAATCTATCACAGAGTTCCTAGAACAGAGTGGGAGAGTACAGCTTCACAGAGAGGCAGCTGTTCAACACATCAGTCCTTCAGCCTCTGGTTGGACG atCCATTTGGAGGATGGAGTCATGTTAGCTGACCACATCATCTCTGCACTGCCTGCTAAAG CTCTCTCCTCAGTCCTGCCCCTCTCCTGTCAGCCTCTCATCCAGCAGCTGCAGGACATCTCCACGGTAACAGTTGCTGTGGTAAATCTGGAATATGAAGGTTCCATCCTGCCTGTAACG GGTTTTGGTCATCTGGTTCCATCATCTGAGGATCAGGGTTTACTTGGGGTGGTCTATGATTCTGTTCCCTTTCCTGAGCATAACAGACCTAATGGACAGACTACCAGAGTGacg GTGATGATGGGTGGAGCCTGGTTCCAGGAAGTGTTTGGGGTCCCAGAAGCAGTCACAGATGAATGTCTTTTAGCCAGAGCCACTGACGCAGTGCAGTGCCACCTGGGAGTCACCACAGAACCCAGCTGGGCTCGGGTTTGTCTACACAGG GATTGCATCCCTCAGTATTATCAAGGACACTTTCGGAGAGTAG AGTCCATGCGTAGCTTCATAAAGGAGAAGAATCTTCCACTATCTCTGATTGGGTCCTCGTATGATGGCGTGTCAGTGAATGATGTCATCTTTAGTGGACGGACAGCTGTGAAAGAGTTGTTGGGAACTGGAGTCAACACACATTTGATGGCCTAA